One window from the genome of Anolis sagrei isolate rAnoSag1 chromosome 4, rAnoSag1.mat, whole genome shotgun sequence encodes:
- the ZFAND1 gene encoding AN1-type zinc finger protein 1 isoform X2 codes for MRCILPWRNWNSGNIARWNIVGSLTSYLLSVMAVQASFVLSTEVELLTVVLRHRHQSDHECEKLETPKPRMAATQQLIKDIVDSKKEVKVNKRCRGAKSSETAAKVALMKLKMHACGDKSVPQTERIYFQVFLPKGSKEKSKPMFFCNNWSIGRVIDFAASIANLKNDNNKTTAKKLRLCHPSSGEALPLDHILASYINREESTLYNGGNVILEYLDNEVQLLEDASSYLE; via the exons ATGCGCTGTATACTACCATGGCGGAATTGGAACTCGGGCAACATTGCCAGGTGGAACATTGTGGGCAGCTTG ACTTCTTACCTTTTGTCTGTGATGGCTGTTCAGGCGTCTTTTG TCTTGAGCACAGAAGTCGAGCTGCTCACAGTTGTTCTGAG GCACCGTCATCAGTCCGACCATGAGTGTGAGAAACTGGAAACCCCTAAACCTCGTATGGCTGCTACCCAACAGCTTATTAAAGATATTGTCG ATTCCAAGAAAGAAGTCAAAGTGAATAAAAGATGCAGAGGAGCCAAGAGCAGTGAAACAGCAGCCAAGGTAGCTCTAATGAAACTGAAAATGCATGCATGTGGAGATAAATCTGTGCCACAG ACAGAAAGAATTTATTTTCAAGTGTTTTTACCTAAAGGAAGTAAGGAGAAAAGCAAGCCCATGTTCTTTTGTAATAACTGGAGCATTGGCAGAGTAATAGATTTTGCAGCTTCCATAGCAAACCTTAAAAATGATAACAACAAAACCACAGCTAAG AAATTAAGACTTTGTCATCCATCATCTGGAGAAGCCTTGCCTCTAGATCACATCCTAGCATCCTATATAAACCGCGAAGAATCCACATTGTATAATGGTGGAAACGTGATCTTGGAATACCTTGATAATGAAGTTCAGTTGTTGGAAGATGCAAGCTCGTATTTAGAATAA
- the LOC132767476 gene encoding uncharacterized protein: MCGRIATRFKISPFGQKASYELPDLIECSLIPRNKEQIATKEVVQAHPHLKGIQDLIPALDLETDIVMIIGADCPILFRVSNQIEGPKGSPIAQKLPLGWTVLGPVCLNKMFQPVTKRPSLMQGCASHISVCCQGVIPDYSSIFEVTERDEQTAFSKDEQRFLEMMNNQVTQDLQGNWIAPLPFKPERPSLPNNRDVALHRLLSLRRRMLKDPKVKTQITQFVEDLFSSNYAEPATACAEEEEETDGGPFSPQPSAVMMAVLSPRACDSDPATPAAQSLKDVTEEKSNDGSQPSKRRRMSSENNSQSYETSSQDLSFSYFAAENLIEYKWPPDEMGVYYMLQEQVSEYLGVISFKRKYPDLESRDLSHKEKLYLGELNVSEGECGLENQEEPLSARLKARERNSTPRKERSKRSVSKSVPGYKPKTFSNAICGICLKRKESNKKGKTEALIHCSQCESSGHPSCLDMSAELLAIIKTYPWQCLECKTCIICGQPHHEEEMIFCDASTKAIAAVAYDRQRGISTCSPGFVMSKTKVAPMDFSVPRRELCAAVLATQLRQTVREEIT; encoded by the coding sequence ATGTGTGGCAGAATTGCAACTAGGTTCAAAATTTCACCCTTTGGACAAAAGGCCAGTTACGAACTTCCTGACCTTATAGAATGCAGCCTGATCCCCAGGAACAAAGAACAAATAGCCACAAAGGAGGTGGTTCAAGCCCATCCTCATCTCAAAGGCATCCAAGATCTAATTCCAGCTCTAGACTTGGAAACAGACATCGTTATGATTATCGGCGCAGATTGCCCCATACTGTTCCGTGTTAGCAACCAGATTGAAGGTCCCAAGGGATCACCCATTGCCCAGAAGTTGCCTTTAGGATGGACTGTGTTAGGCCCAGTCTGCCTGAACAAGATGTTCCAGCCTGTCACTAAAAGGCCTTCACTAATGCAAGGATGTGCCAGCCACATCTCAGTTTGTTGCCAGGGAGTAATACCTGATTACTCTTCCATCTTCGAAGTCACAGAGAGAGATGAGCAAACAGCCTTCTCTAAAGATGAACAAAGGTTCCTTGAGATGATGAACAACCAAGTCACTCAAGACCTCCAAGGTAATTGGATAGCACCTTTACCTTTCAAACCGGAAAGACCATCTCTACCCAACAACAGAGATGTTGCCCTTCATCGTCTCCTGTCCTTAAGAAGAAGGATGCTGAAGGATCCGAAGGTGAAGACCCAGATTACCCAGTTTGTGGAAGACCTCTTCAGCAGCAACTACGCCGAACCAGCCACTGCGtgtgcggaggaggaggaagagaccgATGGTGGACCTTTCTCGCCACAGCCGTCGGCAGTGATGATGGCCGTTCTGTCCCCACGGGCGTGTGACAGCGACCCAGCCACTCCTGCAGCCCAGTCCCTCAAGGATGTTACTGAAGAAAAGTCAAACGATGGCAGCCAACCATCTAAGAGACGACGAATGAGCTCAGAGAACAATTCACAAAGTTATGAAACTTCAAGTCAAGATCTCAGCTTTAGTTACTTTGCAGCGGAAAACCTGATAGAGTACAAATGGCCACCTGATGAAATGGGAGTATACTACATGCTTCAAGAGCAAGTCAGTGAATACTTGGGTGTGATCTCCTTTAAGCGAAAGTATCCAGATTTAGAAAGCAGAGATCTATCTCACAAAGAGAAACTCTACCTCGGAGAACTAAATGTCTCTGAAGGCGAATGCGGTCTTGAAAACCAGGAGGAACCTCTGTCGGCAAGACtgaaagcaagagagagaaatTCCACCCCAAGAAAAGAGAGATCCAAACGATCTGTATCCAAATCAGTTCCTGGGTACAAACCAAAGACCTTTTCAAATGCTATATGTGGGATTTGTCTGAAGAGAAAGGAGTCCAACAAAAAAGGGAAGACGGAAGCCCTTATACACTGCTCCCAGTGTGAAAGCAGTGGCCACCCTTCCTGTCTGGACATGTCTGCGGAGCTTCTGGCAATCATTAAGACCTATCCATGGCAATGTTTGGAGTGCAAGACATGCATCATATGCGGCCAGCCTCACCACGAGGAAGAGATGATATTCTGCGACGCATCCACCAAGGCTATTGCTGCGGTTGCATACGACAGACAGAGAGGCATCAGTACCTGCTCTCCAGGATTTGTGATGTCAAAGACTAAAGTAGCACCCATGGACTTTTCAGTGCCCAGAAGAGAACTCTGTGCCGCTGTCTTAGCTACTCAGTTAAGGCAAACTGTCAGAGAAGAAATAACTTAA
- the ZFAND1 gene encoding AN1-type zinc finger protein 1 isoform X1 encodes MTTRPSGPTHSGKERGRKGPSAHALYTTMAELELGQHCQVEHCGQLDFLPFVCDGCSGVFCLEHRSRAAHSCSEANLKSGDVKPDHHTSYLCSYKDCEGKELVPVLCSYCEKHFCLRHRHQSDHECEKLETPKPRMAATQQLIKDIVDSKKEVKVNKRCRGAKSSETAAKVALMKLKMHACGDKSVPQTERIYFQVFLPKGSKEKSKPMFFCNNWSIGRVIDFAASIANLKNDNNKTTAKKLRLCHPSSGEALPLDHILASYINREESTLYNGGNVILEYLDNEVQLLEDASSYLE; translated from the exons ATGACGACACGCCCTTCGGGACCGACCCACTCtgggaaagagagggggagaaagggacCGAGTGCGCATGCGCTGTATACTACCATGGCGGAATTGGAACTCGGGCAACATTGCCAGGTGGAACATTGTGGGCAGCTTG ACTTCTTACCTTTTGTCTGTGATGGCTGTTCAGGCGTCTTTTG TCTTGAGCACAGAAGTCGAGCTGCTCACAGTTGTTCTGAG GCAAATCTAAAAAGTGGGGATGTGAAACCAGATCATCACACATCATACTTGTGCAGCTATAAAGATTGTGAGGGAAAAGAGCTTGTTCCTGTACTATGCTCCTACTGTGAGAAACATTTTTGTTTAAG GCACCGTCATCAGTCCGACCATGAGTGTGAGAAACTGGAAACCCCTAAACCTCGTATGGCTGCTACCCAACAGCTTATTAAAGATATTGTCG ATTCCAAGAAAGAAGTCAAAGTGAATAAAAGATGCAGAGGAGCCAAGAGCAGTGAAACAGCAGCCAAGGTAGCTCTAATGAAACTGAAAATGCATGCATGTGGAGATAAATCTGTGCCACAG ACAGAAAGAATTTATTTTCAAGTGTTTTTACCTAAAGGAAGTAAGGAGAAAAGCAAGCCCATGTTCTTTTGTAATAACTGGAGCATTGGCAGAGTAATAGATTTTGCAGCTTCCATAGCAAACCTTAAAAATGATAACAACAAAACCACAGCTAAG AAATTAAGACTTTGTCATCCATCATCTGGAGAAGCCTTGCCTCTAGATCACATCCTAGCATCCTATATAAACCGCGAAGAATCCACATTGTATAATGGTGGAAACGTGATCTTGGAATACCTTGATAATGAAGTTCAGTTGTTGGAAGATGCAAGCTCGTATTTAGAATAA